From the Musa acuminata AAA Group cultivar baxijiao chromosome BXJ1-2, Cavendish_Baxijiao_AAA, whole genome shotgun sequence genome, one window contains:
- the LOC103976330 gene encoding receptor-like protein EIX2, with the protein MGGRTPLLVLTFSLAVLSIELGISHGCREKERKALIDFKRGLHDPSDRLSSWVGEDCCAWEGVGCSNISGHVIKLDLRNRRRMDLYEGCSQQEVNDDPGCKWAVRGDITPSLRSLQQLNHLDLSGNYFTHKPIPRFLGAFRRLTYLNLSGAGFMGRVPDQLGNLSTLQHLDLSYNCYRDDEGGGFFCLYLENTGWISLLTSLRHLNMNRVHLTNASNCLQDLNALPRVQEIELSSCDLGTFPRSLSHVNFTSLITLDLRYNYINSTIPDWVFNITSLEFLYLGGNGLHGFFPDSVAKLTSLRALDLSGSVFQDGFMQVAPISNICKLQILYLRSVPIHDVLANLEMVFSGCLRYSMEELDLSNTHLSGSFPDWLGNIKNLKSLNLSFNSLYGSVPASIGNLSLLQHLVLCFNDLNGTISEGIGQLKSLVYLDLNSNSLSLSEIQLANLSSLRYLDISSNCNSRKNGAGVIDMILDGLPSGLEYLDLSHNSLNGSLPASLGNFLLLHSLILSSNYLTGMLPEGIKWLKGLVRLNLCNNSLRLSEDDLANLSSLKYLEISYNSIQLNKSGDWIPPFQLNTLYMGFCQILPVPHFPKWLRTQNALCELDLSNTGIEETIPNWLSSNLRYLYLSNNKITGKVPQFFPKLKYLILSNNSFSGDLPPRISNTMPRLQWLDLSMNNLSGGIPFSYCRSRYLEGLLLSENNLSGGVPNCWKNPSNLLLLDLSSNKLVGGIPDSVCNLQTLESLHLRRNNLSGPIPLCLKSCTELVTLDLGHNNFIGNIPTWIGESLLYLKTLSLRSNAFTGSIPQLSSLASLRILDFSNNNLSGIIPRSFGNFSALKGTPTYHCCYFNNNRPYEEVMWLFVKGSEIKYTTTSQLSIDTLIDLSNNYLSGNIPEELGNLHGLRSLNLSKNYLIGQIPRSIDGMKQLEVLDLSRNNLSGAIPSGLATLNFLNQLNLSYNNLSGRIPTGNQLQTFTDLSVYAGNPNLCGPPLPKNCTMNMTKADEEDQDEDSYESSMEALWLYTSITLGFITGFWAICGSLLLRRTWRIVYFRAIDNMYDKLYVVTVVTVTKYKRKLR; encoded by the exons atgggtgggagAACTCCTCTTCTTGTCCTCACCTTTTCTCTTGCTGTTCTGAGCATTGAGCTTGGGATTTCTCACGGTTGTCGTGAGAAGGAGAGGAAAGCCCTCATCGACTTCAAGCGTGGACTTCATGATCCTTCCGATCGTCTCTCTTCCTGGGTCGGGGAGGACTGTTGTGCGTGGGAAGGTGTTGGCTGCAGCAACATCTCTGGTCATGTTATCAAGCTGGATCTTCGGAATAGACGTCGAATGGATCTATATGAGGGCTGCTCTCAACAGGAAGTTAATGATGATCCAGGATGCAAATGGGCAGTGCGTGGTGACATAACTCCATCTCTGCGTTCTCTCCAACAACTTAATCACCTGGACCTCAGCGGCAATTATTTTACGCATAAACCTATCCCCAGGTTCTTGGGAGCTTTCAGAAGACTAACATATCTTAACCTGTCAGGTGCAGGCTTCATGGGTAGAGTACCTGACCAGCTCGGAAATCTATCCACTTTGCAGCATCTCGACCTTTCTTATAACTGCTATAGGGATGATGAAGGTGGTGGCTTCTTCTGCTTGTACCTTGAGAACACTGGTTGGATTTCTCTGCTCACTTCCCTTCGGCACCTTAACATGAATCGTGTTCATCTTACAAATGCGTCCAACTGTTTACAAGATCTGAATGCGCTCCCACGTGTTCAAGAGATTGAACTAAGTTCTTGTGACTTGGGGACCTTTCCACGTTCGCTGTCTCATGTCAACTTCACATCTCTTATCACTCTTGATTTACGATACAATTATATAAACTCCACCATACCAGATTGGGTATTCAATATTACTAGCCTTGAGTTCCTTTATCTTGGTGGGAATGGCCTTCACGGATTCTTTCCTGATTCTGTtgcaaagttaacatctctcagGGCACTCGACTTGTCTGGGAGTGTGTTCCAAGATGGCTTCATGCAAGTAGCTCCTATATCCAACATCTGCAAGCTCCAAATTCTCTACCTGCGCTCTGTGCCTATCCATGATGTGCTTGCCAATCTAGAAATGGTTTTCTCTGGATGTCTTAGGTATAGCATGGAGGAATTAGACCTCAGCAACACCCATCTGAGTGGTTCCTTTCCTGATTGGCTAGGGAACATCAAGAATCTCAAATCTCTTAATCTTTCTTTCAACTCCCTCTATGGATCAGTGCCTGCGTCTATCGGGAATCTGTCATTGCTGCAACATTTGGTTTTATGTTTCAATGATTTGAATGGGACGATTTCGGAAGGCATCGGACAACTGAAGAGCCTTGTTTATTTGGATCTCAATAGTAACTCGTTGAGCTTATCAGAGATCCAGTTGGCTAATCTATCAAGTTTAAGGTATTTGGACATTTCGAGCAACTGCAACTCGAGAAAAAATG GTGCAGGAGTAATAGACATGATTCTTGACGGGCTTCCTTCTGGTCTTGAGTATTTGGATCTTTCTCACAACTCTCTTAATGGATCATTGCCTGCATCTCTTGGAAATTTCTTGTTGTTGCATTCTTTGATTTTAAGTTCCAATTATTTGACTGGAATGCTTCCGGAAGGCATCAAATGGTTGAAGGGCCTCGTCAGATTGAATCTCTGTAATAACTCTTTGAGATTGTCGGAGGACGACCTTGCTAATCTATCAAGTTTGAAATATTTGGAAATTTCATACAACTCTATACAATTGAACAAAAGCGGTGATTGGATTCCTCCCTTTCAGCTTAACACTCTTTACATGGGATTCTGTCAAATACTGCCTGTGCCTCATTTTCCGAAATGGCTCCGAACACAAAACGCTCTTTGTGAATTAGATTTATCAAACACTGGTATCGAAGAAACAATTCCCAACTGGCTTTCATCCAATCTGCGATATTTGTATCTCTCCAATAACAAGATTACTGGTAAGGTGCCACAATTCTTTCCAAAATTGAAGTATCTAATTCTTTCAAACAACTCGTTCTCAGGGGATCTTCCACCAAGAATCTCAAACACAATGCCACGCTTACAATGGTTAGATCTATCTATGAATAATTTGAGCGGCGGGATTCCCTTCTCTTATTGTCGATCGAGGTATTTGGAAGGGCTTCTGCTTTCCGAAAATAATTTGTCAGGAGGTGTTCCTAATTGTTGGAAAAATCCCTCAAATTTacttcttttagacttatcaagcAACAAATTAGTAGGTGGAATCCCTGATTCAGTCTGTAATTTGCAAACGCTGGAGTCACTGCACTTGAGGCGCAATAATTTATCCGGGCCGATTCCTCTTTGTTTAAAGAGTTGCACAGAACTCGTTACTCTAGACCTCGGCCACAATAATTTTATCGGGAATATACCAACTTGGATCGGAGAAAGCCTCTTGTACCTGAAGACACTCAGCTTACGCTCGAATGCTTTCACTGGCAGCATTCCTCAATTATCTTCTCTAGCATCTCTTCGTATCTTGGATTTCTCCAACAACAATCTTTCAGGAATAATACCACGGAGCTTTGGAAACTTCAGTGCATTAAAAGGCACTCCTACCTATCATTGTTGTTACTTCAACAACAATCGACCCTACGAGGAAGTTATGTGGCTCTTCGTAAAAGGAAGTGAAATCAAGTATACCACCACCAGTCAACTTTCAATTGATACACTTATTGATCTCTCCAACAATTACTTATCTGGAAACATCCCTGAAGAGTTGGGGAATTTGCATGGATTGCGGAGCTTAAATCTATCCAAAAATTATCTTATAGGTCAAATACCAAGAAGTATTGACGGAATGAAACAACTGGAAGTTCTCGATCTATCAAGAAATAATCTCTCGGGTGCAATTCCTTCCGGTTTGGCAACTTTGAATTTCTTGAACCAATTGAATTTATCATATAACAATCTTTCAGGAAGGATTCCCACTGGCAACCAGTTGCAAACTTTTACTGATCTATCTGTCTACGCTGGCAATCCAAATCTTTGTGGCCCTCCTCTCCCTAAAAATTGTACGATGAATATGACGAAGGCTGATGAAGAAGATCAAGATGAAGATTCTTATGAGAGTAGCATGGAAGCACTTTGGTTATACACGAGCATCACACTGGGATTTATTACTGGATTTTGGGCAATTTGTGGAAGCCTTTTGTTGCGACGAACATGGAGGATCGTGTACTTTCGCGCCATTGATAACATGTATGACAAGCTATACGTGGTGACGGTAGTGACCGTGACAAAATACAAAAGGAAGCTACGATAA